One stretch of Amycolatopsis sp. NBC_00345 DNA includes these proteins:
- a CDS encoding amidohydrolase family protein yields MTELGPGRIDTHTHVVPPFYADWLGSLPGYAGPRVGWSPDAALDSFDRLGVAAGILSISSPGVRFGLAESISTTRALARRVNDYCADVVRDHPRRFGFFATLVLPDLDGALSEARYALDVLGADGVVLPANVDGVYLGTPGWDPLLEFLDERNVVVFVHPTALAGPPASGLSPAVVDFLADTTRAAATLVAHDCLDRYPSIRFILAHGGGYLPYAATRVAAMLSRERDEDMVLDRLRRFYLDTALVGGPYALPSLLAFADPQRLTFGSDWPYEFRPHQSRDFTARLDAFPMADELRAAIDRRNAEVLLPRLA; encoded by the coding sequence ATGACCGAGCTCGGACCGGGCCGCATCGACACCCACACCCACGTGGTGCCGCCGTTCTACGCGGACTGGCTGGGCTCCCTGCCGGGGTATGCCGGCCCCCGGGTCGGCTGGAGTCCGGATGCCGCCCTCGACAGCTTCGATCGCCTGGGCGTCGCAGCGGGCATTCTGTCGATCTCCAGTCCAGGCGTGCGGTTCGGCCTTGCCGAGTCGATCAGTACTACCCGGGCACTCGCCAGGCGGGTCAACGACTACTGCGCCGACGTGGTGCGCGACCACCCGCGGCGGTTCGGCTTCTTCGCCACCCTGGTCCTGCCCGACCTGGACGGAGCGCTGTCCGAAGCTCGATATGCCCTTGACGTCTTGGGGGCCGACGGCGTCGTCCTACCGGCGAACGTCGACGGCGTCTACCTCGGCACACCGGGCTGGGACCCGCTGCTCGAGTTTCTCGATGAGCGCAATGTTGTGGTCTTCGTGCACCCCACCGCGCTGGCCGGCCCGCCGGCTTCGGGGCTTTCCCCCGCGGTGGTCGACTTCCTGGCCGACACCACCAGGGCCGCGGCCACCCTCGTCGCCCACGACTGCCTCGACCGTTACCCGTCGATCCGGTTCATCCTCGCGCACGGCGGCGGCTATCTGCCCTACGCCGCCACCCGCGTCGCCGCGATGCTCTCGCGCGAGCGCGACGAGGACATGGTCCTCGACCGGCTACGCCGGTTCTACCTCGACACCGCACTGGTCGGAGGGCCCTACGCGCTCCCTTCTCTGCTTGCCTTCGCCGATCCGCAGCGGCTGACGTTCGGCTCGGACTGGCCGTACGAGTTCCGCCCTCATCAGTCCCGCGACTTCACCGCGCGATTGGACGCCTTTCCCATGGCCGACGAGCTGCGCGCGGCGATCGATCGGCGCAACGCCGAAGTCCTTCTTCCACGGCTGGCCTAG
- a CDS encoding MFS transporter, protein MTLHPRRNPWSVVVGSGLAQSVGLGPLILSTFGLFVLPIAAETGWSRATVTVAFTVTGVGFAAGTPLAGWLLDRYALKVVMIPSWFVYCAAVALIGVTPRALPVFYLPFLLAGLAGGGTFLPFSKAVLSWFDNRRGLALGVMAALGALGATLSPLLVRTLIASLGWQASYGWMALIAVVVSVSMVLALVRVRAERSVRGRLVTTAVNEERAVRLDLPGLTVRQALAGRHLWMIGGILCLAGIAVIGIQVNVVPMMTDEGLPAAQAGLLLTVYGVASLAGRIVGGVLLDRVPARFVTAGVLLCPVAGIFLLRPSFPSAAAAIALVGVAFGVEIDLLSYLISRYLGMRRFGTLLGLIQCAVLLSTAFGPLLVSLGYQATGDYRSTLPYLGSALVLCALSALFLGPYRYPAVSGFDAAAAQDELAAAEKLAELAAQETGASPQSTQSVIRDPRHTA, encoded by the coding sequence ATGACACTCCATCCCCGCCGAAATCCCTGGTCGGTCGTTGTCGGCTCGGGCCTCGCCCAGTCTGTCGGCCTCGGCCCCCTGATCCTGAGCACCTTCGGCCTGTTCGTCCTGCCGATCGCCGCCGAAACCGGCTGGAGCCGGGCGACCGTTACGGTCGCGTTCACCGTCACCGGGGTCGGCTTCGCCGCCGGAACCCCGCTGGCCGGCTGGCTTCTGGACCGGTACGCACTCAAGGTCGTGATGATCCCGTCCTGGTTCGTGTACTGCGCAGCGGTCGCCCTCATCGGCGTCACACCACGGGCCCTGCCAGTCTTCTACCTACCGTTCCTGCTTGCCGGGCTGGCCGGCGGAGGCACGTTCCTGCCGTTCTCCAAGGCCGTGCTCAGCTGGTTCGACAACCGGCGGGGGCTCGCGCTCGGTGTGATGGCCGCACTCGGCGCGCTCGGCGCCACCTTGAGCCCGCTGCTCGTGCGCACGCTGATCGCGAGCCTGGGGTGGCAGGCGTCCTACGGCTGGATGGCGTTGATCGCCGTCGTCGTGTCGGTGTCGATGGTCCTCGCCCTCGTCCGGGTCAGAGCTGAGCGAAGCGTGCGGGGGCGCCTGGTGACGACGGCGGTCAACGAGGAACGGGCGGTGCGGCTCGACCTGCCCGGCCTCACCGTCCGGCAGGCCTTGGCCGGACGGCACCTGTGGATGATCGGCGGCATCCTCTGTCTGGCCGGCATCGCGGTGATCGGGATCCAGGTCAACGTCGTGCCGATGATGACCGACGAAGGCCTTCCCGCCGCCCAGGCCGGGTTGCTGCTCACGGTCTACGGTGTCGCCTCGCTCGCCGGCCGGATCGTCGGCGGCGTGCTCCTCGACCGTGTACCGGCTCGGTTCGTCACCGCGGGGGTGCTGTTGTGCCCGGTGGCCGGGATCTTCTTGTTACGCCCCAGTTTCCCGTCCGCGGCCGCCGCCATCGCGCTGGTCGGTGTGGCCTTCGGCGTGGAGATCGATCTGCTGTCCTACTTGATCAGCCGATACCTCGGAATGCGTCGTTTCGGAACGCTGCTCGGTCTCATCCAGTGCGCCGTGTTGTTGTCGACCGCTTTCGGGCCGCTGCTCGTCAGCCTCGGCTACCAGGCGACCGGCGATTACCGGAGCACACTGCCCTATCTCGGCAGCGCGCTGGTGCTGTGCGCCCTGAGCGCACTGTTTCTCGGGCCATACCGCTATCCCGCGGTGAGCGGGTTCGACGCGGCCGCTGCCCAGGACGAACTGGCGGCTGCGGAGAAGCTCGCCGAACTCGCCGCCCAGGAGACCGGGGCGTCACCGCAGAGCACGCAGTCGGTGATCCGAGATCCACGGCACACGGCCTAG
- a CDS encoding GntR family transcriptional regulator has protein sequence MTGTDGSTRADGVYQRLRRDILGGRLVPGERLKFPELSRRYETSVGAAREALTRLVADGFVKTQSHQGFSVTPLSHEDLADLTYARLEIESLVLRLSVRDGDMAWEAAAVAAHHILERTPFVAPDDTGHPTDAWSVAHAAFHGALLGGCRNRRLLASAVGLREEAELYLQWSVSFGREPDRDLAGEHRALLDAAVARDADSAARLLRDHLAHTAQLLISVATDEPNNAVPAWLPRP, from the coding sequence ATGACTGGGACCGATGGCTCGACCCGCGCGGACGGTGTGTACCAACGGCTGCGACGCGACATCCTCGGCGGCCGGCTCGTTCCCGGGGAGCGGCTGAAGTTCCCGGAGCTCTCCCGGCGCTACGAGACGAGCGTCGGCGCGGCGCGGGAGGCGTTGACCCGACTGGTCGCCGATGGCTTCGTAAAGACCCAGTCCCACCAGGGTTTCAGCGTCACACCACTGTCCCATGAGGACCTCGCGGACCTCACCTACGCCCGTTTGGAGATCGAATCCCTGGTGCTGCGATTGTCGGTGCGTGATGGCGACATGGCCTGGGAAGCCGCAGCGGTGGCCGCCCACCACATCCTCGAACGCACCCCGTTCGTGGCGCCGGACGATACCGGCCATCCGACGGACGCGTGGTCCGTCGCGCACGCCGCGTTCCACGGTGCACTGCTGGGCGGGTGCCGTAACCGCCGGCTGCTGGCCTCGGCCGTCGGGCTGCGCGAGGAGGCCGAGCTCTACCTGCAGTGGTCGGTCTCGTTCGGCCGCGAACCTGACCGCGATCTCGCCGGTGAACACCGCGCGTTGTTGGACGCCGCCGTGGCCCGCGACGCAGACAGTGCGGCGCGACTGCTGCGCGATCACCTCGCCCACACGGCCCAACTGCTGATCAGCGTCGCCACCGACGAACCGAACAACGCCGTCCCGGCCTGGCTCCCCCGACCGTAA